One Vespula pensylvanica isolate Volc-1 chromosome 3, ASM1446617v1, whole genome shotgun sequence DNA window includes the following coding sequences:
- the LOC122628156 gene encoding glutamate-rich WD repeat-containing protein 1 — protein sequence MSEKMDHETMNDTEDESMDNSSEDAESEKITENENEDQNGSKIESKVYLPGQPLDAEEELVVDKSTYRMLHHAQSGAPCLSFDVILDDLGSDRETYPLSMYLVAGTQAAKAHVNNLLVMKMSNLHGIKDIDSEDESSDSEDENNERIPVMTVAPIKHQGCVNRVRCTQIEHTTLAASWSELGRVNLWNLNEQLKAVDNTASLLSYRKRCEKPDGGVKPLFTFNGHLTEGYGLDWCPTEKGTLASGDCKGNIHIWRISGNDTSATWQVDQRPYNSHAPYSVEDIQWSPNERNVLASCSVDKSIKIWDTRVSPQSACMLSVSGTHTADINVISWNRKENQFLVSGGDDGLLCIWDLREFSPNGSTPLATFKQHTAPVTTVEWHPQEATVFASGGADDQIAQWDLSVEVDHSEESKDNEITDLPPQLLFIHQGQTDIKELHWHPQCPGTIISTAHSGYNIFRTISV from the exons ATGTCGGAAAAAATGGATCATGAAACAATGAATGATACTGAAGATGAAAGCATGGATAATAGTAGCGAGGATGCGGAAAGTGaaaaaattacagaaaatgaaaacgaagatCAAAACGGTAGTAAAATAGAATCAAAAGTGTATTTACCTGGACAACCTTTAGATGCAGAGGAGGAACTTGTTGTCGATAAATCTACGTATCGTATGTTGCATCATGCACAATCTGGTGCACCGTGTCTTAGCTTTGACGTAATCTTAGATGATCTTGGTAGCGATAGAGAAACTTATCCTCTTAGCATGTACCTGGTTGCTGGTACCCAGGCTGCTAAAGCACATGTAAATAATCTTCTTGTCATGAAAATGTCAAATTTGCATGGCATAAAAGATATAGATTCGGAAGATGAATCGAGTGATTctgaagatgaaaataatgaacggATTCCTGTTATGACGGTTGCTCCAATTAAACATCAAGGGTGTGTTAATAGAGTAAg atGTACACAAATTGAACATACAACGTTAGCAGCAAGTTGGAGTGAATTAGGTCGAGTAAACCTTTGGAATTTGAATGAACAATTAAAAGCAGTTGATAATACTGCGTCGCTTCTTTCGTATCGTAAAAGATGTGAGAAACCTGATGGTGGTGTAAAACCATTGTTTACTTTTAATGGACATCTTACAGAAGGATATGGTCTTGATTGGTGTCCTACAGAAAAAGGCACATTAGCTTCTGGAGACTGTAAGggtaatatacacatatggcGCATCAGTGGAAATGATACTAGTGCAACTTGGCAAGTCGATCAAAGGCCGTATAATTCACATGCACCATATAGCGTAGAAGATATTCAGTGGTCTCctaatgaaagaaatgttttgGCTTCTTGTTCGGTCGATAAAAg TATAAAGATATGGGATACAAGGGTCAGCCCACAATCCGCGTGTATGCTATCGGTCTCTGGAACACACACTGcagatattaatgttatttcttGGAATCGCAAAGAAAATCAATTCCTTGTGTCTGGAGGAGATGATGGATTACTTTGCATATGGGACTTGAGGGAATTTAGTCCAAATGGATCAACTCCTCTTGCAACTTTTAAACAACACACCGCACCTGTAACAACCGTAGAATGGCATCCTCAAGAAGCCACTGTGTTTGCATCAGGTGGTGCAGATGATCAAATCGCGCAATGGGATCTGTCAGTAGAAGTAGATCATTCGGAAGAATCCAAAGACAATGAAATAACAGATTTACCTCCACAGTTATTGTTTATACATCAAGGTCAAACAGACATTAAGGAATTACATTGGCATCCACAGTGTCCTGGTACTATAATATCGACGGCACATTCTGGGTACAATATATTTCGTACTATTAGTGtctaa
- the LOC122627458 gene encoding myotubularin-related protein 9 isoform X2: MVDNVVLIDKSDSNNKSLEGTLCISSHNLILSSRQGDEQELWLIYRNIDVIEKKLNTQSPGGSIILKCKDFRVLQLDINSTDDLISVMLSIERLASLEQTLQYPFFYRPKATNVIQIEDGWTAFAPVSEWSRLLAAYAEEWRISYLNIDYKVCNSYPSAVIVPRHIEDKVIISSASFRDGGRFPVLCYRHEGGSILLRGSQPMCGATGKRCKEDERLLNAVLGPGRRGYIVDTRSVTQAQSSRAKGGGTEMDAAYPQWRKVHKAVPRPHDLADSFFKLIEACNDVASSTSQWLSRLESSGWLTAVQSALNAACVTAQCLHQEVAAVLVHGSTGRDSTLIVTSLAQTILNPDCRTVRGLQALIEREWLQAGHQFFTRTRHGPYHPSHSQSPTHAPTFLLFLDCLYQLYYQFQFSFEYRVDLLIELYRHSYCSEFGTFLGDSEAERVQLQLSEHTYSLWSYMNQPEVLEKWLNPLYDPNPGVIWPSVAPISIQLWKELYLAHTSASSWNGALSCAKQIKQNHLAVKKVAVQLHAQIKRALEEIRENPDMSFDFDVQEEHTLVAQLSLESQST, encoded by the exons ATG GTCGACAATGTtgtattaattgataaaagtgatagtaataataaaagtttggAAGGAACATTATGTATTAGTAGCCACaatcttatcttatcttcAAGACAAGGTGATGAACAGGAGTTATGG CTTATATATAGGAATATTgatgtaatagaaaaaaaattaaatactcaAAGTCCTGGAGGCAGTatcatattaaaatgtaaagatTTTCGTGTACTTCAATTGGATATTAATTCTACAGATGATTTAATCAGCGTCATGTTGTCTATAGAGAGATTAGCATCATTAG AACAAACACTTCAATATCCCTTTTTCTATAGACCAAAAGCAACAAATGTAATACAAATAGAAGATGGATGGACAGCATTTGCTCCTGTTTCAGAATGGTCTAGATTATTGGCTGCGTACGCCGAAGAATGGAGAATCAGTTATTTGAATATAGATTACAAAGTTTGTAATTCTTACCCATCAGCCGTTATAGTACCTAGACATATAGAAGATAAAGTTATAATATCTTCTGCTAGTTTTCGAGATGGTGGTAGATTTCCTGTTTTATGTTATAGACACGAAGGCGGg agtATTCTATTACGGGGTAGTCAACCGATGTGTGGTGCTACTGGTAAAAGATGTAAGGAAGATGAAAGGCTATTAAATGCAGTCTTAGGTCCTGGGAGACGAGG GTATATAGTAGATACAAGATCTGTTACCCAAGCTCAAAGTTCAAGAGCGAAGGGTGGTGGTACAGAAATGGATGCTGCTTATCCTCAATGGAGAAAAGTACATAAAGCGGTGCCACGGCCTCATGATTTAGCAGAcagtttttttaaattaatagagGCTTGTAATGATGTAGCTAGTTCTACATCACAATGGTTGTCTAGACTTGAAAGCAGTGGATGGTTAACTGCCGTTCAAAGTGCTTTAAATGCTGCTTGTGTAACTGCTCAGTGTCTACATCAGGAAGTTGCAGCTGTGTTAGTTCATG GAAGTACAGGTAGAGATTCAACATTAATTGTGACAAGTTTGGCACAAACAATATTGAATCCTGATTGCCGTACCGTACGTGGTCTACAAGCTCTTATAGAACGAGAATGGTTACAAGCTGGTCATCAGTTTTTCACTCGAACACGGCACGGACCATATCATCCTTCTCATTCTCAAAGTCCAACACATGCTCCAACGTTCTTACTTTTCCTTGATTGTCTTTACCAgctttattatcaatttcaatttaGTTTCGAATATAGAGTGGATTTATTGATAGAATTGTATAGACATAGCTACTGTTCAGAATTCGGAACATTTTTAG gTGATTCAGAAGCAGAAAGAGTCCAACTTCAATTGTCTGAACATACTTATAGTTTATGGTCCTACATGAATCAACCAGAAGTATTAGAAAAATGGTTAAATCCTTTGTATGATCCAAATCCTGGAGTTATTTGGCCTAGTGTTGCACCTATCAGTATTCAATTGTGGAAAGAACTTTACCTTGCACACACCAGTGCTTCGTCCTGGAATGGTGCTCTTTCTTGtgcaaaacaaataaaacaaaatcattTAGCTGTGAAAAAAGTAGCTGTCCAATTACATGCACAAATCAAACGTGCATTAGAGGAAATTCGTGAGAATCCTGATATGTCTTTCGATTTTGACGTTCAGGAAGAACATACTCTTGTAGCACAATTAAGTTTAGAATCGCAAAGCacttga
- the LOC122627462 gene encoding 40S ribosomal protein S8 isoform X2 produces the protein MGISRDHWHKRRATGGKRKPIRKKRKFELGRPAANTKLGPQRIHTVRTRGGNKKYRALRLDTGNFSWGSECTTRKTRVIDVVYNASNNELVRTKTLVKNAIVTIDATPFRQWYEGHYALPLGRKRGAKLTEAEEEVLNKKRSKKTEAKYKARQRFAKVEAALEEQFSTGRVLACIASRPGQCGRADGYILEGKELEFYMRKIKSKKAK, from the exons ATGG GTATATCACGCGATCATTGGCATAAGAGGAGAGCAACTGGTGGAAAGAGGAAACCTATtcggaagaagaggaagtttGAGTTAGGTCGTCCAGCTGCAAATACCAAACTTGGACCTCAACGTATACACACA GTACGCACGCGTGGTGGTAATAAGAAGTATAGGGCACTTCGATTAGATACAGGAAATTTTTCTTGGGGATCCGAATGTACCACGAGAAAAACTCGCGTTATCGACGTCGTGTACAATGCATCAAACAATGAATTAGTTCGTACAAAGACTCTTGTAAAGAATGCTATTGTTACCATCGATGCCACGCCGTTCAGACAATGGTACGAAGGCCATTATGCTCTTCCATTGGGACGTAAGCGAGGTGCAAAATTG aCGGAAGCTGAGGAAGAAGTCCTTAACAAGAAACGTTCGAAGAAAACTGAAGCTAAATATAAAGCAAGGCAACGATTTGCCAAAGTTGAAGCTGCTTTAGAAGAACAATTTTCGACGGGACGAGTTCTTG CTTGCATAGCCAGTAGACCTGGTCAATGTGGAAGAGCCGATGGTTACATTCTCGAAG GTAAAGAATTAGAGTTCtatatgagaaaaattaaGAGCAAAAAAGCTAAGTAA
- the LOC122627458 gene encoding myotubularin-related protein 9 isoform X1, with protein sequence MECGHLILIPKVDNVVLIDKSDSNNKSLEGTLCISSHNLILSSRQGDEQELWLIYRNIDVIEKKLNTQSPGGSIILKCKDFRVLQLDINSTDDLISVMLSIERLASLEQTLQYPFFYRPKATNVIQIEDGWTAFAPVSEWSRLLAAYAEEWRISYLNIDYKVCNSYPSAVIVPRHIEDKVIISSASFRDGGRFPVLCYRHEGGSILLRGSQPMCGATGKRCKEDERLLNAVLGPGRRGYIVDTRSVTQAQSSRAKGGGTEMDAAYPQWRKVHKAVPRPHDLADSFFKLIEACNDVASSTSQWLSRLESSGWLTAVQSALNAACVTAQCLHQEVAAVLVHGSTGRDSTLIVTSLAQTILNPDCRTVRGLQALIEREWLQAGHQFFTRTRHGPYHPSHSQSPTHAPTFLLFLDCLYQLYYQFQFSFEYRVDLLIELYRHSYCSEFGTFLGDSEAERVQLQLSEHTYSLWSYMNQPEVLEKWLNPLYDPNPGVIWPSVAPISIQLWKELYLAHTSASSWNGALSCAKQIKQNHLAVKKVAVQLHAQIKRALEEIRENPDMSFDFDVQEEHTLVAQLSLESQST encoded by the exons atggaatgtggacatttaattttgattcCGAAGGTCGACAATGTtgtattaattgataaaagtgatagtaataataaaagtttggAAGGAACATTATGTATTAGTAGCCACaatcttatcttatcttcAAGACAAGGTGATGAACAGGAGTTATGG CTTATATATAGGAATATTgatgtaatagaaaaaaaattaaatactcaAAGTCCTGGAGGCAGTatcatattaaaatgtaaagatTTTCGTGTACTTCAATTGGATATTAATTCTACAGATGATTTAATCAGCGTCATGTTGTCTATAGAGAGATTAGCATCATTAG AACAAACACTTCAATATCCCTTTTTCTATAGACCAAAAGCAACAAATGTAATACAAATAGAAGATGGATGGACAGCATTTGCTCCTGTTTCAGAATGGTCTAGATTATTGGCTGCGTACGCCGAAGAATGGAGAATCAGTTATTTGAATATAGATTACAAAGTTTGTAATTCTTACCCATCAGCCGTTATAGTACCTAGACATATAGAAGATAAAGTTATAATATCTTCTGCTAGTTTTCGAGATGGTGGTAGATTTCCTGTTTTATGTTATAGACACGAAGGCGGg agtATTCTATTACGGGGTAGTCAACCGATGTGTGGTGCTACTGGTAAAAGATGTAAGGAAGATGAAAGGCTATTAAATGCAGTCTTAGGTCCTGGGAGACGAGG GTATATAGTAGATACAAGATCTGTTACCCAAGCTCAAAGTTCAAGAGCGAAGGGTGGTGGTACAGAAATGGATGCTGCTTATCCTCAATGGAGAAAAGTACATAAAGCGGTGCCACGGCCTCATGATTTAGCAGAcagtttttttaaattaatagagGCTTGTAATGATGTAGCTAGTTCTACATCACAATGGTTGTCTAGACTTGAAAGCAGTGGATGGTTAACTGCCGTTCAAAGTGCTTTAAATGCTGCTTGTGTAACTGCTCAGTGTCTACATCAGGAAGTTGCAGCTGTGTTAGTTCATG GAAGTACAGGTAGAGATTCAACATTAATTGTGACAAGTTTGGCACAAACAATATTGAATCCTGATTGCCGTACCGTACGTGGTCTACAAGCTCTTATAGAACGAGAATGGTTACAAGCTGGTCATCAGTTTTTCACTCGAACACGGCACGGACCATATCATCCTTCTCATTCTCAAAGTCCAACACATGCTCCAACGTTCTTACTTTTCCTTGATTGTCTTTACCAgctttattatcaatttcaatttaGTTTCGAATATAGAGTGGATTTATTGATAGAATTGTATAGACATAGCTACTGTTCAGAATTCGGAACATTTTTAG gTGATTCAGAAGCAGAAAGAGTCCAACTTCAATTGTCTGAACATACTTATAGTTTATGGTCCTACATGAATCAACCAGAAGTATTAGAAAAATGGTTAAATCCTTTGTATGATCCAAATCCTGGAGTTATTTGGCCTAGTGTTGCACCTATCAGTATTCAATTGTGGAAAGAACTTTACCTTGCACACACCAGTGCTTCGTCCTGGAATGGTGCTCTTTCTTGtgcaaaacaaataaaacaaaatcattTAGCTGTGAAAAAAGTAGCTGTCCAATTACATGCACAAATCAAACGTGCATTAGAGGAAATTCGTGAGAATCCTGATATGTCTTTCGATTTTGACGTTCAGGAAGAACATACTCTTGTAGCACAATTAAGTTTAGAATCGCAAAGCacttga
- the LOC122627457 gene encoding protein kinase C-binding protein 1: MDTSTKLSDDTNLESKSECSVSSESKNDSLKPTNQVDTTNVALKEKENVDKINDIKDAINEIDAENTTANASCVKVENESNSKNIITPSIDTPSTDIQYSIQVKEIKTEQKNENLTEDTSSNVDTVKESCEATTTDTTEKNINNVKRKRRTLSTQESTSLSEENGVRSKRKKLKNASDKFCWRCHKESTEARCSACPRSWHRRCMGGTPPISVHNWICGECAMILKAENAETRSAAMAELSVDQLCMLLKHVVQRMREYSGSEPFWKPVELNETPNYLDYVVKPMDLNLLESNVRSKLYGSTDAFMSDAKWIQHNCIVYNTCGGVYADTSKLTNTAKQIIKVARQEVSEIEACPDCYAHSRNLPRPQPSWFIEPCRQPHPLVWAKLKGFPFWPAKAMPRLNSQGFVDVRFFGEHDRAWIPPRDLYLYSEDPPAPLPRKRKVDMDECVREITRHCRKLELVFGKFKFAPPKVQYNPHDPMQIKLMLPNYDPLQPNNCTSSEFLVPKKKAAFRKRNLSIKDKSQTETSAIDNKLDSDTTASDDENKSRNKTQKLTISDQSSPSSDNSINLDMLQSEFKKKMVNIENKMSMENVSTEENESIKSDRKNIEENNTNAHLQRPNESNLPILKNNLHITHDNLITTDQVLKHNESLKMEQASKKHSTVKPTANKSNTSELLKIASKLTKNTVKVYKPKTRLVDKLNAEKALKSLSENEQKTKTGLPSMESMIPVTLPLLQSNKHDLPNKITTNATATSSVSTFTTISQNNIRFFASNSTLGQTTLVTNTKSVDTVQQSTLAENNLTSKETCTIIKSGSKEQKRESKARKSFPNKPSIYPQITLHSPSNTLSSSTESTIYITTPQKENSIGYQLLPPEAGPLSARLYHGAEELAKRMAQLMEEAYREAAHSSQNCEDDTTDKHHATVHFLRLQIERMRWQHQQQLAELKHNTDRMLREMKASLEVERLRAVEETRREIEQEKIRCIEETKRKQWCAMCHREALFYCCWNTAYCDYACQQSHWPTHMRSCAQKPSFTTIVTTTAVGSSQQQNINTKVCNPACRVYSLPHNKSPGLSTSHYVSCSKNEDN; the protein is encoded by the exons ATGGATACCTCAACAAAGTTGAGTGATGATACTAATTTGGAATCAAAAAGTGAATGTTCAGTTTCAAGTGAATCAAAAAACGATTCATTAAAACCTACTAATCAAGTTGACACTACAAATGTTGCtctcaaggaaaaagaaaatgtagataAAATCAATGATATCAAAGATgcaataaatgaaattgatgCAGAAAACACTACTGCAAATGCAAGTTGTGTTAAGgtagaaaatgaaagtaattcgaaaaatattattacaccGAGTATTGATACACCGAGTACTGATATACAATATAGTATccaagtaaaagaaataaaaacggaacagaaaaacgaaaatttaaCAGAAGATACATCATCGAACGTAGATACTGTGAAAGAGAGTTGTGAAGCTACTACAACAGATACaacagaaaagaatattaataatgtaaaaagaaagcgTAGAACTTTAAG taCACAAGAAAGTACTTCCCTTTCTGAAGAAAATGGAGTTAGaagcaaacgaaaaaaattgaaaaatgcaAGTGATAAATTCTGTTGGAGATGTCACAAAGAATCGACAGAAGCACGTTGCAGTGCTTGTCCACGATCATGGCATCGTAGATGTATGGGGGGTACACCACCAATTTCTGTTCATAATTGGATTTGTGGCGAATGTGCTATGATATTGAAAGCAGAAAATGCAGAAACACGTTCTGCAGCAATGGCAGAATTATCAGTTGATCAATTGTGTATGTTGCTTAAACATGTAGTTCAAAGAATGCGTGAATATTCTGgt tctgAACCATTTTGGAAGCCCGTAGAACTCAATGAAACTCCAAACTATTTGGATTATGTTGTCAAACCAATGGATTTAAATCTTTTAGAATCTAATGTACGTTCAAAACTTTATGGCAGTACTGATGCATTTATGTCTGATGCCAAATGGATACAACACAATTGCATTGTTTATAATACAT GTGGTGGAGTTTATGCAGATACATCTAAATTAACAAATACtgcaaaacaaataattaaagtgGCACGTCAAGAAGTATCAGAAATCGAGGCTTGTCCAGATTGTTACGCACATTCGCGTAATTTACCTAGGCCGCAACCGTCATGGTTTATCGAGCCTTGTCGTCAACCACATCCACTTGTATGGGCTAAATTGAAAGGTTTTCCTTTTTGGCCTGCTAAAGCTATGCCAAGATTAAATTCTCAAGGTTTCGTAGATGTTCGTTTTTTCGGAGAACACGATCGGGCATGGATACCACCTCGagatctttatttatattctgaAGATCCACCTGCTCCGTTACCTCGCAAAAGAAAAGTTGATATGGACGAATGTGTTAGAGAAATTACCCGACACTGTCGTAAACTTGAGCTTGTATTTGGTAAATTTAAATTTGCACCACCGAAAGTACAATACAATCCGCACGATCCAATGCAAATAAAACTGATGCTACCAAACTACGATCCTCTTCAACCAAATAATTGTACATCTTCTGAATTTTTGGTACCTAAAAAGAAGGCTGCTTTTCGGAAACGTAATCTTTCTATCAAGGATAAATCGCAAACTGAAACTTCTGCGATTGACAACAAACTTGATTCTGATACGACTGCTTctgacgatgaaaataaatctcgAAATAAAACACAGAAATTAACCATATCTGATCAGTCTTCTCCGAGTTCAGACAATAGTATTAATTTAGATATGCTGCAAAGCGAattcaagaagaaaatggTTAATATAGAAAACAAGATGTCTATGGAAAATGTATCAACAGAAGAAAATGAATCTATTAAATCAGATCGAAAGAacattgaagaaaataatacgaacgCTCATCTACAAAGACCTAACGAATCTAATTTacctatattaaaaaataatttacatattacacATGACAATTTAATAACTACTGACCAAGTTTTAAAACATAATGAATCTTTAAAAATGGAGCAAGCATCAAAGAAACATTCCACTGTAAAACCTACTGCCAATAAAAGTAATACTTCTGAACTTTTGAAAATAGCATCTAAGCTTACAAAAAATACTGTTAAAGTTTATAAACCAAAAACGAGATTGGTTGACAAATTAAATGCAGAAAAAGCTTTAAAATCTTTATctgaaaatgaacaaaaaactAAAACAGGATTACCAAGCATGGAATCAATGATTCCTGTTACTCTACCTTTATTACAAAGTAATAAACACGATCTACCgaataaaataacaacaaatGCAACTGCCACCTCGTCTGTTTCGACCTTTACTACCATATCGCAAAACAACATACGATTTTTTGCATCAAATTCAACATTAGGTCAAACGACACTTGTGACAAATACTAAATCAGTAGATACAGTACAACAATCTACATTAGCAGAGAATAATTTAACGAGTAAAGAGACTTGCACGATCATAAAATCAGGttcaaaagaacaaaaaagagagagcaaagcAAGAAAATCTTTCCCCAACAAACCATCTATTTATCCGCAAATTACACTTCATTCGCCATCGAATACATTATCTAGTTCAACGGAATCTACGATCTATATCACGACTCctcagaaagaaaattctattggGTATCAATTACTTCCTCCAGAAGCTGGACCTCTTAGTGCTCGTTTGTATCATGGTGCTGAAGAATTAGCGAAAAGAATGGCTCAGTTAATGGAGGAAGCATATCGAGAAGCTGCTCATAGCAGTCAAAACTGTGAGGATGATACTACTGATAAGCATCATGCTACAGTACACTTTTTACGATTACAGATTGAACGCATGAGGTggcaacatcaacaacaattAGCAGAACTAAAACACAATACTG ATCGTATGTTACGAGAAATGAAAGCAAGCCTGGAAGTAGAACGACTTCGAGCTGTTGAAGAAACTCGTAGAGAaatagaacaagaaaaaataagatgtaTTGAAGAGACAAAACGTAAACAATGGTGTGCTATGTGTCATCGTGAAGCGTTATTTTATTGCTGTTGGAATACAGCTTATTGTGATTATGCATGTCAACAGTCTCATTGGCCAACCCATATGAGATCATGTGCTCAAAAACCTTCTTTTACTACAATTGTTACAACTACAGCTGTAGGATCAAGTCAACAACAG AATATTAATACGAAAGTATGTAACCCTGCGTGCAGAGTTTATTCTTTACCACATAATAAATCACCTGGATTATCAACATCTCATTATGTTTCATGTTCTAAAAATGAAGACAATTAA
- the LOC122627462 gene encoding 40S ribosomal protein S8 isoform X3 — protein sequence MGISRDHWHKRRATGGKRKPIRKKRKFELGRPAANTKLGPQRIHTVRTRGGNKKYRALRLDTGNFSWGSECTTRKTRVIDVVYNASNNELVRTKTLVKNAIVTIDATPFRQWYEGHYALPLGRKRGAKLTEAEEEVLNKKRSKKTEAKYKARQRFAKVEAALEEQFSTGRVLACIASRPGQCGRADGYILEGKELEFYMRKIKSKKS from the exons ATGG GTATATCACGCGATCATTGGCATAAGAGGAGAGCAACTGGTGGAAAGAGGAAACCTATtcggaagaagaggaagtttGAGTTAGGTCGTCCAGCTGCAAATACCAAACTTGGACCTCAACGTATACACACA GTACGCACGCGTGGTGGTAATAAGAAGTATAGGGCACTTCGATTAGATACAGGAAATTTTTCTTGGGGATCCGAATGTACCACGAGAAAAACTCGCGTTATCGACGTCGTGTACAATGCATCAAACAATGAATTAGTTCGTACAAAGACTCTTGTAAAGAATGCTATTGTTACCATCGATGCCACGCCGTTCAGACAATGGTACGAAGGCCATTATGCTCTTCCATTGGGACGTAAGCGAGGTGCAAAATTG aCGGAAGCTGAGGAAGAAGTCCTTAACAAGAAACGTTCGAAGAAAACTGAAGCTAAATATAAAGCAAGGCAACGATTTGCCAAAGTTGAAGCTGCTTTAGAAGAACAATTTTCGACGGGACGAGTTCTTG CTTGCATAGCCAGTAGACCTGGTCAATGTGGAAGAGCCGATGGTTACATTCTCGAAGGTAAAGAATTAGAGTTCtatatgagaaaaattaaGAGCA AAAAAAGCTAA